A region from the Natronoarchaeum mannanilyticum genome encodes:
- a CDS encoding FAD-dependent oxidoreductase, translating into MSEDTTPTGTTRRADDPESLWLATTPTTDYEPLDGGLHVDVAVVGGGIAGLTTALELKERGSTVAVVEADRVVTGATGHTTAKVTSQHGLRYSKLTETFDRRTAEQYGRANEAAIDEVERIVEAYDVDAQFRRTPSYVYAESEENVDKIREEDRAATQAGLPSSFVQETDLPFDVEAAVEFSEQAEFHPRKYLLGVVEAIHGDGSYVFEETRATDVDAGAPSRVETERGAVVADDVVVATQFPIYDRGGYFARTHPHRAYLLAVEIAGEVPEGMYYSAASPPATMRPYRSDGEEYLIVGGQSHEPSLGGPPTSERYRRCEAYARSRFDVESVAYRWSTHDYSTVDGMPYIGEIGPGAGDVYVATGFDGWGMTGSTVAGMLIADLIEMGQSHYADLFDPKRVTPKASAKNFFSENAVVGARFVGDRVRTLLHDRDDLPRPGEAEVLRKEGRPTGVYRDEDGAVHAVDATCPHMGCLVTWNDAERSWDCPCHGSRFDYDGEILSGPAVEGLEHREYPTPDGGEKGD; encoded by the coding sequence ATGTCCGAGGACACAACGCCGACCGGCACGACGCGGCGAGCCGACGACCCCGAGTCGCTGTGGCTCGCGACGACGCCGACGACCGACTACGAGCCGCTCGACGGCGGCCTGCACGTCGACGTCGCGGTCGTCGGCGGGGGGATCGCCGGGCTGACGACGGCCCTGGAGTTGAAAGAGCGCGGTTCGACGGTCGCGGTCGTCGAGGCCGACCGGGTCGTCACCGGCGCCACCGGCCACACGACGGCGAAGGTGACGTCCCAGCACGGGCTTCGCTACAGCAAGCTGACCGAGACGTTCGACCGGCGCACCGCCGAGCAGTACGGCCGGGCGAACGAGGCGGCGATCGACGAGGTCGAGCGGATCGTCGAGGCGTACGACGTCGACGCCCAGTTCCGGCGGACGCCGTCGTACGTCTACGCCGAGTCCGAGGAGAACGTCGACAAGATCCGCGAGGAGGACCGGGCGGCCACGCAGGCCGGCCTGCCCTCGTCGTTCGTCCAGGAGACCGACCTGCCGTTCGACGTCGAGGCGGCGGTCGAGTTCTCCGAGCAGGCCGAGTTCCACCCGCGGAAGTACCTGCTGGGCGTCGTCGAGGCGATCCACGGCGACGGGAGCTACGTGTTCGAGGAGACGCGCGCGACCGACGTGGACGCCGGCGCGCCCAGCCGCGTCGAGACCGAGCGGGGCGCGGTCGTCGCCGACGACGTCGTCGTCGCGACGCAGTTCCCGATCTACGACCGCGGGGGCTACTTCGCGCGCACCCACCCGCACCGGGCGTACCTGCTCGCCGTCGAGATCGCCGGAGAAGTGCCGGAGGGGATGTACTACAGCGCGGCGTCGCCGCCGGCCACCATGCGACCGTACCGCTCGGACGGCGAGGAGTACCTGATCGTCGGCGGCCAGAGCCACGAGCCGAGCCTCGGCGGGCCGCCGACGTCCGAGCGCTACCGGCGCTGCGAGGCGTACGCCCGCAGCCGGTTCGACGTCGAGTCGGTCGCGTACCGCTGGTCGACCCACGACTACTCGACGGTCGACGGGATGCCCTATATCGGCGAGATCGGCCCCGGCGCGGGCGACGTGTACGTCGCGACGGGGTTCGACGGCTGGGGGATGACTGGCAGCACCGTCGCGGGGATGCTCATCGCAGACCTGATCGAGATGGGGCAAAGCCACTACGCCGACCTGTTCGACCCGAAGCGCGTGACGCCGAAAGCGTCCGCGAAGAACTTCTTCTCGGAGAACGCCGTCGTCGGCGCCCGGTTCGTCGGCGACCGCGTCCGAACGCTGCTGCACGACCGCGACGACCTGCCCCGCCCGGGCGAGGCCGAGGTGCTCCGGAAAGAGGGTCGGCCGACCGGCGTCTACCGCGACGAGGACGGTGCGGTCCACGCGGTCGACGCGACCTGCCCGCACATGGGCTGTCTCGTCACCTGGAACGACGCCGAGCGCTCCTGGGACTGCCCGTGTCACGGCTCGCGGTTCGACTACGACGGCGAGATCCTCTCGGGGCCGGCGGTCGAGGGGTTGGAGCACCGGGAGTATCCGACGCCGGACGGCGGCGAGAAAGGGGACTGA
- a CDS encoding Hsp20/alpha crystallin family protein — protein MPGNPFDEFERMLERMNQQLGQFEGGANVQVGGSSASVDVADQGDEFVVTADLPGYDTEDIDLTLADDTVRIEAEREEEMEDEDEQYIRRERRHQRVSRSVPLPEAVDEDSVSASYNNGVLTVTLPKRHGVDDGHHIDIE, from the coding sequence ATGCCAGGGAACCCCTTCGACGAGTTCGAACGGATGCTAGAGCGGATGAACCAGCAACTCGGCCAGTTCGAAGGCGGCGCAAACGTCCAAGTCGGCGGATCGTCGGCGTCGGTCGACGTCGCCGACCAGGGCGACGAGTTCGTCGTGACCGCCGACCTGCCGGGCTACGACACCGAGGACATCGACCTGACGCTGGCCGACGACACCGTGCGGATCGAGGCCGAGCGCGAGGAGGAGATGGAAGACGAAGACGAACAGTACATCCGGCGCGAGCGGCGCCACCAGCGGGTCAGCCGGTCGGTGCCGCTGCCGGAAGCCGTCGACGAGGACTCGGTCTCGGCGTCGTACAACAACGGCGTCCTGACGGTGACGCTGCCCAAGCGCCACGGCGTCGACGACGGCCACCACATCGACATCGAGTGA
- the pheA gene encoding prephenate dehydratase — translation MNVVTLGPEGTYSHRAARSISDTVDFRESVTAIVDAVADGEYDRGVVAIENSIEGSVTESLDALAEYEVAVVKEVVTPIRHALLAQGEEFDRIASHSQALAQCRGYLDSEYPDADLEAVASTARGVQMARDDASVAGIGHPDNGGDGLEVLAEDIQDQNSNATRFFVLAPLEDRSPAGGKSTFVVYPNADYPGLLLDLLEPFADRDINLTRVESRPSGERLGDYVFHIDVAAGLYEDRTAQALAEIEHIAEDGWVRRLGSYDSEHVV, via the coding sequence ATGAACGTAGTAACGCTGGGCCCCGAGGGAACTTACTCCCACCGCGCGGCCCGGTCGATCTCCGATACGGTCGACTTCCGCGAGTCCGTGACGGCGATCGTCGACGCCGTCGCCGACGGCGAGTACGACCGGGGCGTCGTCGCCATCGAGAACAGCATCGAGGGCAGCGTCACCGAGAGTCTCGACGCTCTCGCGGAGTATGAAGTCGCGGTCGTCAAGGAGGTCGTGACGCCGATCCGCCACGCACTGCTCGCCCAGGGCGAGGAGTTCGACCGGATCGCCAGCCACTCGCAGGCGCTCGCGCAGTGCCGGGGCTACCTCGACTCGGAGTACCCCGACGCCGACCTGGAGGCGGTCGCCAGCACGGCCCGCGGCGTCCAGATGGCCCGCGACGACGCCTCGGTCGCCGGGATCGGCCACCCCGATAACGGGGGAGATGGGCTGGAGGTGCTCGCCGAGGATATCCAGGACCAGAACTCGAACGCGACGCGCTTCTTCGTGCTCGCACCACTGGAGGACCGCTCGCCGGCGGGCGGCAAGTCGACGTTCGTCGTCTACCCGAACGCCGACTACCCCGGCCTCCTGCTTGACCTGCTGGAACCCTTTGCGGATCGCGACATCAACCTCACGCGCGTCGAGTCCCGCCCGAGCGGCGAGCGACTCGGCGACTACGTGTTCCACATCGACGTCGCGGCGGGGCTGTACGAGGACCGCACGGCCCAGGCGCTCGCGGAGATCGAGCACATCGCCGAGGACGGCTGGGTCCGACGGCTCGGCTCGTACGATTCGGAGCACGTCGTGTAG
- a CDS encoding double zinc ribbon domain-containing protein codes for MNCPDCATDVGESAQYCPNCGARLAEHCPDCGADNPAAANFCAECGTDLSASASDDASDADAAADDAPEDVFRLTGGTFARRVSGDALEADGLLSRLKNEQRIKIEAGTEALVIRDGELAETLSAGEHTLDDITRQVAEARTSQSLSVVLVRRGDTPLTFAVSDLLTADGVQVSAELELVATVDDEESFFRNLMSGRDAVTRETFRSLLGPAIRDELEARVSEYERSELYGNDGLKRDLEAVVTDRLSDVLGRNGLELLSVRSFEYDDGREELREERTELANREERESLRDEAADLDKQARERETGDEIHAARQEARQELTENAASHEVEKQEVEHDHEIDDAEREHRHEAEREDVEHTQEIETRRTEGEVDRRELEHEQDVSEMEDMIELKDEKERLDVEREKERLDARDDVDAQTLASLEDADDSVADIARMEAAEDLSAEQLDSLGARESDELAKARQEANSAEVERKRVEDQKEFRDDLKDVAGDAMDRTQETTESAMDNMGETATEAARDGPVPDDEDDEDDERSRGRGGGDAEPQDADRSGASDGGGADAGTSDATETADASGATGAGSRECPDCGASVAADDGFCTDCGATLGE; via the coding sequence ATGAACTGTCCGGACTGCGCGACGGACGTCGGCGAGAGCGCGCAGTACTGTCCGAACTGCGGGGCCCGGCTCGCCGAGCACTGTCCCGACTGCGGAGCCGACAATCCGGCCGCGGCGAACTTCTGTGCGGAGTGCGGTACCGACCTCTCGGCGAGCGCGTCCGACGACGCCTCGGACGCCGACGCCGCGGCGGACGACGCGCCCGAGGACGTGTTCCGGCTGACGGGCGGGACGTTCGCGCGGCGCGTCTCCGGCGACGCGCTGGAAGCCGACGGGCTGTTGAGCCGTCTCAAGAACGAACAGCGGATCAAGATCGAAGCCGGCACCGAGGCGCTGGTGATCCGGGACGGCGAACTCGCCGAGACGCTGTCGGCCGGGGAGCACACTCTCGACGACATCACGCGCCAGGTCGCGGAGGCGCGGACGTCCCAGTCGCTGTCGGTCGTCCTCGTCCGGCGCGGCGACACGCCGCTGACGTTCGCGGTCTCGGACCTGCTCACCGCCGACGGCGTGCAGGTGTCGGCCGAACTGGAGCTGGTCGCGACCGTCGACGACGAGGAATCGTTCTTCCGGAACCTCATGTCCGGCCGGGACGCCGTCACCCGCGAGACGTTCCGGTCGCTGCTGGGGCCGGCGATCCGGGACGAGCTGGAGGCCCGCGTCAGCGAGTACGAGCGCTCCGAACTGTACGGTAACGACGGCCTCAAGCGGGATCTGGAAGCCGTCGTCACGGATCGCCTCTCGGACGTGCTCGGGCGCAACGGACTGGAGCTGCTGAGCGTCCGTTCGTTCGAGTACGACGACGGTCGCGAGGAGCTCCGCGAGGAACGCACCGAGCTCGCGAACCGCGAGGAGCGCGAGTCGCTGCGCGACGAGGCGGCCGACCTCGACAAGCAGGCTCGCGAACGCGAGACCGGCGACGAGATCCACGCCGCACGCCAGGAGGCCCGCCAGGAGCTCACCGAGAACGCGGCGTCCCACGAGGTCGAGAAACAGGAGGTCGAACACGACCACGAGATCGACGACGCCGAGCGCGAACACCGCCACGAGGCCGAGCGCGAGGACGTCGAGCACACCCAGGAGATCGAGACCCGGCGCACCGAGGGCGAGGTCGACCGGCGCGAGCTCGAACACGAGCAGGACGTCTCCGAGATGGAGGACATGATCGAGCTCAAAGACGAGAAGGAGCGCCTCGACGTCGAGCGGGAGAAAGAGCGCCTCGACGCCCGCGACGACGTCGACGCCCAGACGCTCGCATCGCTGGAGGACGCCGACGACAGCGTGGCCGACATCGCCCGGATGGAGGCCGCCGAGGATCTCTCGGCCGAACAGCTCGACTCGCTGGGCGCCCGCGAGAGCGACGAGCTCGCGAAGGCCCGTCAGGAGGCAAACAGCGCCGAGGTCGAGCGCAAGCGCGTCGAGGACCAGAAGGAGTTCCGCGACGACCTCAAGGACGTCGCCGGGGACGCGATGGACCGCACCCAGGAGACGACCGAATCCGCGATGGACAACATGGGCGAGACGGCGACCGAGGCCGCGCGCGACGGCCCGGTGCCCGACGACGAGGACGACGAAGACGACGAGCGCTCGCGGGGTCGCGGCGGCGGGGACGCCGAACCGCAGGACGCTGACCGATCCGGGGCGTCGGACGGTGGCGGCGCGGACGCAGGCACGAGCGACGCGACCGAAACGGCCGACGCATCCGGCGCGACCGGCGCGGGGTCTCGCGAGTGTCCCGACTGTGGCGCGTCCGTCGCGGCGGACGACGGCTTCTGCACCGACTGCGGCGCGACCCTCGGTGAGTGA